One genomic region from Ornithinimicrobium flavum encodes:
- a CDS encoding MSMEG_6728 family protein, which yields MQTFLPVPDFEASARLLDQARLGKQRVETLQVLRALELEDYGWVSHPVTRMWRGRTPALVAYGLATVRVWTATGRADTTGPQIAEFAPEMEGMSQRDLAAAGLLPGWLGEEALHRSHRSNLLAKDPDFYRPLFDELFGTEPDDLPYLWPEPDDLPARPAPDGVRAWVVRPQDDEELGVCLELGVVGLGDQSGVDVDAEGLTPAELTALARARTGRRPAKALRQLSAFLDEVRIGDPVAVPVEQGTGLLLGEVTGDYAHAGRGVLPHRRAMRWAGVVPRGAARPPATLQDPRALFRVVLDPEAAVSHLG from the coding sequence GTGCAGACCTTCCTCCCCGTCCCCGACTTCGAGGCCAGTGCGCGGCTGCTGGACCAGGCCCGGCTCGGCAAGCAGCGCGTGGAGACGCTGCAGGTGCTGCGGGCCCTGGAGCTGGAGGACTACGGCTGGGTGTCGCACCCGGTGACGCGGATGTGGCGGGGGCGGACCCCGGCCCTGGTGGCCTACGGGCTGGCCACGGTCCGGGTGTGGACGGCGACCGGCCGCGCGGACACCACCGGCCCGCAGATCGCCGAGTTCGCGCCGGAGATGGAGGGTATGTCGCAGCGCGACCTCGCCGCCGCGGGTCTGCTCCCGGGCTGGCTGGGGGAGGAGGCCCTGCACCGCTCGCACCGCTCCAACCTGCTCGCCAAGGACCCCGACTTCTACCGGCCGCTGTTCGACGAGCTGTTCGGGACCGAGCCGGACGACCTGCCCTACCTGTGGCCCGAGCCGGACGACCTCCCGGCCAGGCCCGCCCCGGACGGGGTGCGGGCCTGGGTCGTCAGGCCGCAGGACGACGAGGAGCTCGGGGTGTGCCTGGAGCTCGGGGTGGTCGGGCTCGGCGACCAGTCCGGGGTCGACGTGGACGCCGAGGGCCTGACGCCGGCCGAGCTGACGGCGCTCGCCCGGGCGCGGACGGGTCGGCGACCGGCCAAGGCGCTGCGCCAGCTGTCGGCCTTCCTCGACGAGGTGCGGATCGGGGACCCGGTGGCGGTGCCGGTCGAGCAGGGCACCGGGCTGCTGCTGGGTGAGGTGACGGGCGACTACGCCCACGCCGGGAGAGGCGTCCTGCCCCACCGCCGGGCGATGCGCTGGGCCGGGGTCGTGCCCCGGGGGGCGGCGCGTCCGCCCGCGACCCTCCAGGACCCCCGGGCTCTCTTCCGGGTCGTGCTGGACCCGGAGGCCGCCGTCTCGCACCTCGGATGA
- a CDS encoding AAA family ATPase, with the protein MQYERSFDSWDASVDSRWRDHGDQYRAPAIIVDLIDRQNSRNAEIADRVRAGETTEGLRTDGPLQLLNKLLRSAALNAQIEIGANSELICTNHKGQSYPAAEMSDGEKSALLLLADVLVSDDGSIQLIDEPERHLHRSISAPLIVALTQVRPKDSFVIFTHDLDLAQELGATGSTYVVSECQWADKEPQAWALEVVPATGELPEHLRRAVLGGRVRSFFTKEYQAALISCSTKRSCQGRTSWPSVVAHLSCVPWGIAGLRGAALAGGHGRGR; encoded by the coding sequence GTGCAGTATGAGCGAAGCTTCGACTCCTGGGATGCGAGCGTGGACTCTCGATGGCGCGACCATGGCGATCAATATCGCGCTCCCGCAATCATCGTGGATTTGATCGATCGACAGAACTCGCGCAACGCCGAAATAGCTGACCGGGTCCGCGCTGGTGAGACGACAGAAGGTTTGCGAACCGACGGCCCGCTGCAGCTTCTGAATAAGCTCTTGAGAAGTGCGGCCCTTAATGCGCAGATAGAGATTGGCGCGAACTCGGAACTGATCTGCACTAACCATAAAGGACAGTCGTACCCTGCGGCCGAGATGTCCGATGGTGAAAAATCAGCACTTCTTTTGCTCGCTGACGTCCTCGTCTCAGATGATGGTTCGATTCAGTTGATCGATGAACCGGAAAGACATCTCCATCGGTCCATCTCCGCCCCGCTAATTGTCGCGCTAACGCAAGTCCGCCCGAAGGACTCTTTCGTCATCTTCACCCATGACCTGGACTTGGCTCAAGAGCTGGGTGCCACTGGATCCACGTACGTCGTGTCGGAGTGCCAGTGGGCTGACAAGGAACCCCAGGCTTGGGCGTTGGAGGTAGTGCCCGCCACTGGAGAACTGCCAGAGCATCTGCGCCGCGCGGTGCTAGGGGGGCGCGTACGATCCTTTTTCACGAAGGAGTATCAGGCGGCATTGATCAGTTGCTCTACGAAGCGTTCCTGCCAGGGAAGAACGTCGTGGCCGTCGGTAGTTGCACATCTGTCCTGCGTGCCGTGGGGGATTGCGGGACTCCGGGGAGCTGCACTGGCTGGAGGCCATGGGCGTGGTCGATAA
- a CDS encoding IS1634 family transposase: MAFIRRVPTKSGATAVQIAEYAQGRQRIVKHLGSAHTEAELGVLLARARELLENPAQGTLELDVEPAPVAASLVRPAPEPALFDTPAPASPKVRDASGRVVGTDSRVLFEALTAVYAQLGFDVVGDEVFADLVIARVVEPTSLLDVARVLGDLGQEAASYKTMGRTLARAQERGYRDLVAGACFEHAVSTGDVSLIMYDVTTLYFEAEKEDDLRKVGYSKERRVDPQIVVGLLVDRGGFPLEIGCFEGDKAETATIVPIVKAFQARHSVADMVVVADAGMLSADNLKELDAANLRFIVGSRMTKAPIDLASHFRWHGDAFTDGQVIDTITPRVSTTRARAVNDVKKRAEPVWDPAEHEVSWRAVWAYSAKRAARDTKTLTLQENKAKAVVAGEKAARTPRFVKKGQGAPRLDEAALARARRLVGLKGYVTNIPASIMPAREVISSYHDLWQVETSFRMSKTDLRARPLFARKRDAIEAHLTIVFTALAISREIQNRTGLAIRNVIRQLRPLRSATIAINASRQTFPPQIPADKQALLDALHHR, encoded by the coding sequence GTGGCGTTCATCAGGCGGGTGCCGACCAAGTCGGGGGCGACGGCCGTGCAGATCGCCGAGTACGCCCAGGGGCGGCAGCGGATCGTCAAGCACCTTGGGTCTGCGCACACCGAGGCCGAGCTTGGGGTGCTGCTGGCCCGGGCCCGGGAGCTACTCGAGAACCCTGCGCAGGGCACTCTGGAGCTGGACGTGGAACCAGCGCCGGTGGCGGCGTCGCTGGTGCGACCGGCTCCTGAACCGGCGCTGTTCGACACGCCCGCCCCAGCGTCGCCGAAGGTCCGGGATGCTTCTGGCCGGGTGGTCGGCACGGACAGCCGGGTGCTCTTCGAGGCTCTGACCGCGGTGTACGCCCAGCTGGGGTTCGACGTGGTCGGTGATGAGGTGTTCGCCGATCTGGTGATCGCCCGGGTGGTGGAGCCGACCTCGCTGCTGGATGTCGCGCGGGTGCTGGGCGACCTGGGCCAAGAAGCGGCGAGCTACAAGACGATGGGGCGCACCCTGGCCCGCGCGCAGGAACGCGGGTACCGCGACCTGGTCGCCGGGGCCTGCTTCGAGCACGCGGTCAGCACCGGGGACGTCTCGCTGATCATGTACGACGTCACGACCCTGTACTTCGAGGCCGAGAAGGAGGACGACCTGCGCAAGGTCGGCTACTCCAAGGAACGCAGGGTGGACCCACAGATCGTGGTCGGCCTGCTGGTCGACCGGGGTGGGTTCCCGCTGGAGATCGGCTGCTTCGAGGGAGACAAGGCAGAAACGGCCACGATCGTGCCGATCGTCAAGGCCTTCCAGGCCCGGCACTCCGTGGCCGACATGGTCGTCGTCGCCGACGCCGGGATGCTCTCTGCGGACAACCTCAAAGAACTGGACGCGGCCAACCTGCGGTTCATCGTCGGCTCGAGGATGACCAAGGCACCGATCGACCTGGCCTCCCACTTCCGCTGGCACGGCGATGCGTTCACCGATGGCCAGGTCATCGACACCATCACCCCGCGGGTGTCCACCACGCGCGCTCGGGCCGTTAACGACGTCAAGAAGCGGGCCGAGCCGGTGTGGGACCCCGCCGAGCACGAGGTCTCCTGGCGGGCCGTGTGGGCCTACTCGGCCAAACGGGCTGCCCGGGATACGAAGACCCTGACCCTCCAGGAGAACAAGGCCAAAGCCGTCGTCGCCGGCGAGAAAGCCGCCCGCACCCCGCGGTTCGTGAAGAAGGGCCAGGGCGCCCCCAGGCTGGACGAGGCGGCCCTGGCCAGGGCCCGCCGCCTGGTCGGTCTGAAGGGCTATGTCACCAACATCCCGGCCAGCATCATGCCCGCCCGCGAGGTCATCTCCTCCTACCACGACCTCTGGCAGGTCGAGACCTCCTTCCGGATGTCCAAGACAGACCTTCGCGCCCGCCCACTGTTCGCCAGAAAACGCGACGCGATCGAGGCCCACCTGACCATCGTCTTCACCGCCCTGGCCATCTCACGCGAGATCCAGAACCGAACCGGCCTGGCCATCCGCAACGTGATCCGCCAGCTCCGGCCGCTGCGCTCGGCCACCATCGCGATCAACGCCAGCCGGCAGACCTTCCCGCCCCAGATCCCCGCCGACAAGCAGGCCCTCCTCGACGCCCTCCATCACCGGTGA
- the paaI gene encoding hydroxyphenylacetyl-CoA thioesterase PaaI produces the protein MSATPEPGLAHVRRMWEEDRASAALGIEVLDLGVDTSVDGPLGHARTRMTVTETMVNGHGIAHGGYLFTLADSTFALACNATGRPTVAAGGDITFISPVRLGEVLEASARERLTYGRSGLTDVTVRRAATGEVVAELRGRSRSLPTPSPLPPHPSRPDARS, from the coding sequence GTGAGCGCGACGCCGGAGCCGGGCCTGGCCCACGTGCGGCGCATGTGGGAGGAGGACCGGGCCTCCGCAGCCCTGGGCATCGAGGTGCTCGACCTGGGGGTCGACACGTCCGTGGACGGGCCCCTGGGACACGCGCGGACCCGGATGACCGTCACCGAGACGATGGTCAACGGCCACGGCATCGCCCACGGCGGCTACCTCTTCACCCTCGCCGACTCGACCTTCGCCCTGGCCTGCAACGCGACCGGCCGACCCACCGTCGCCGCCGGCGGTGACATCACCTTCATCTCCCCCGTCCGCCTCGGCGAGGTCCTCGAGGCCTCCGCCCGCGAGCGGCTCACCTACGGTCGCTCCGGCCTCACCGACGTCACAGTGCGCCGTGCGGCGACCGGCGAGGTCGTCGCCGAGCTCCGCGGTCGCTCCCGCTCCCTCCCCACCCCCTCCCCCCTCCCCCCTCACCCCTCCCGACCGGACGCGCGTTCCTGA
- a CDS encoding ATP-binding cassette domain-containing protein, with the protein MAPTQDRGGTAVGRYYGREDLVERTYTVPLIGGDSIDLDLSSGHTTTIVGPNGSGKSALSASIANRLSGQKN; encoded by the coding sequence GTGGCCCCCACACAGGACCGCGGAGGCACTGCGGTGGGCCGATACTACGGGAGGGAAGATCTGGTGGAGAGGACTTATACTGTTCCACTAATTGGGGGCGACAGCATTGACCTGGACCTTTCCTCCGGGCACACCACTACGATAGTGGGACCAAATGGATCCGGTAAGTCAGCTCTAAGTGCCTCAATCGCAAACAGACTCTCCGGGCAGAAAAATTAA
- a CDS encoding 3-hydroxyacyl-CoA dehydrogenase NAD-binding domain-containing protein, with translation MGSGIAQVAAGAGHPVTLVDSRAGAADEAVSRIAAALDRLVARGRLGREEADAAVGRVTPHTTADMTTVPPVGLVIEAVVEHADVKRAIFRQLEAGQPATTVLATNTSSIDIDAITGDATTGHDAASHGGHSPAMARPGRVVGLHFFNPVPVMRLVEVIAGSASDPAVLDDVTALMRSWGKTPVRCTSTPGFIVNRVARPFYGEAQRMVAEGIADPATVDLALRGAGFRMGPFELTDLIGQDVNLAVGESVWHQTQEDPRYEPTDWQRDLVRSGRLGRKTGRGVFTYDGEDPNVPTDARPDEELAGRLVGGPLATDPVARTLAMLVNEGVDLVHRGEASAEDVDTAMRLGTNYPQGPFDWLAEIGADTVRRQLEELDHLYPGGRYRPSEGL, from the coding sequence ATGGGGTCGGGCATCGCCCAGGTGGCTGCCGGGGCCGGGCACCCCGTCACCCTGGTGGACAGCCGGGCGGGGGCCGCCGACGAGGCGGTCTCCCGGATCGCCGCCGCGCTGGACCGGCTGGTCGCCAGGGGCCGGCTCGGGCGCGAGGAGGCCGACGCGGCCGTGGGTCGGGTCACCCCGCACACGACCGCCGACATGACCACCGTGCCCCCGGTCGGGCTGGTGATCGAGGCCGTGGTCGAGCACGCCGACGTCAAGCGCGCGATCTTCCGCCAGCTCGAGGCGGGCCAGCCCGCCACCACGGTGCTGGCGACCAACACCTCCTCGATCGACATCGACGCGATCACCGGGGACGCCACCACCGGTCACGACGCCGCCTCCCACGGCGGCCACTCGCCGGCGATGGCACGGCCCGGCCGCGTGGTGGGTCTGCACTTCTTCAACCCCGTGCCGGTGATGCGGCTGGTGGAGGTGATCGCCGGGAGCGCCTCCGACCCCGCCGTCCTCGACGACGTGACCGCGCTGATGCGCAGCTGGGGCAAGACGCCGGTGCGCTGCACCTCGACGCCCGGCTTCATCGTCAACCGGGTGGCCCGGCCGTTCTACGGCGAGGCGCAGCGGATGGTCGCCGAGGGCATCGCCGACCCGGCGACGGTCGACCTGGCCCTGCGCGGGGCCGGCTTCCGGATGGGCCCCTTCGAGCTGACCGACCTCATCGGCCAGGACGTCAACCTCGCCGTCGGGGAGTCGGTGTGGCACCAGACCCAGGAGGACCCCCGCTACGAGCCCACCGACTGGCAGCGCGACCTCGTGCGGTCCGGCCGGCTGGGGCGCAAGACCGGCCGGGGGGTCTTCACCTACGACGGCGAGGACCCGAACGTCCCGACCGACGCCCGTCCGGACGAGGAGCTCGCCGGCCGGCTCGTGGGTGGCCCGCTGGCCACCGACCCGGTCGCCCGCACCCTGGCGATGCTCGTCAACGAGGGCGTCGACCTCGTGCACCGTGGCGAGGCGAGCGCGGAGGACGTGGACACCGCGATGCGACTGGGCACCAACTACCCGCAGGGGCCGTTCGACTGGCTCGCGGAGATCGGCGCCGACACGGTGCGCCGACAGCTCGAGGAGCTCGACCACCTCTACCCGGGCGGCCGCTACCGACCCAGCGAGGGCCTGTGA
- the paaN gene encoding phenylacetic acid degradation protein PaaN, whose amino-acid sequence MTDTATTTSHPLLEQHRETLEAAARALRERSYYSRYPESPSPRVYGEGSAERGQAAHEQSLNSDFSALADQPSTGAVVGSEVSPYGPRLGVRYPQLDVPAAVLAARAAIPAWRDAGPEVRAAVCTEIVERINARCHEMAHAVMHTSGQPFVMSFQAGGPHAQDRALEAIVAALEEQRRIPASVTWEKPAKGEPIRMQKDYRPVPRGLALVIGCNTFPTWNAYPGIFASLATGNPVIVKPHPRAVLPLAVTVAVAREVLAEAGFDKALVQLAPEDDGGTLAKDLALDPAVKIIDYTGGPGFGRWLETEAAAQGKLVYTEKAGLNSVVVDSTDDLRGMLGNLAFSFSLYSGQMCTAPQNVYVPQTGVDTDEGHLSADEFAGRLGEAITRFTADDARAVEILGATVNDDVRGRATDVPALAARLGGEVVLDSRAVTHPTYPDAVVRTPALVATDAGNEVAYTQECFGPVAFVVRTADTAESLRRFAETVREHGGMTAAVYSTSEEVLDAARDAAVEAGVALSENLTGQVFVNQTAAFSDLHGTGANPAANAAYADAAFVANRFRVITSRRHV is encoded by the coding sequence ATGACGGACACCGCCACGACGACGTCGCACCCCCTGCTCGAGCAGCACCGCGAGACCCTGGAGGCCGCGGCCCGGGCGCTGCGCGAGCGCAGCTACTACAGCCGCTACCCCGAGTCGCCCAGCCCCCGCGTCTACGGCGAGGGCTCGGCCGAGCGCGGCCAGGCCGCCCACGAGCAGTCCCTCAACAGCGACTTCTCGGCGCTCGCCGACCAGCCCTCGACCGGGGCGGTCGTCGGCTCCGAGGTGAGCCCCTACGGCCCGCGGCTGGGCGTGCGCTACCCGCAGCTCGACGTCCCCGCCGCGGTCCTGGCGGCCCGGGCGGCGATCCCCGCCTGGCGCGACGCCGGCCCCGAGGTCCGGGCCGCCGTGTGCACCGAGATCGTCGAGCGCATCAACGCCCGCTGCCACGAGATGGCGCACGCCGTCATGCACACCTCGGGCCAGCCCTTCGTGATGTCCTTCCAGGCCGGCGGGCCGCACGCCCAGGACCGCGCCCTGGAGGCGATCGTGGCGGCCCTGGAGGAGCAGCGCCGCATCCCGGCCTCCGTCACCTGGGAGAAGCCCGCCAAGGGTGAGCCGATCCGGATGCAGAAGGACTACCGTCCCGTGCCCCGCGGCCTCGCGCTCGTCATCGGCTGCAACACCTTCCCGACGTGGAACGCCTACCCCGGCATCTTCGCCAGCCTCGCCACCGGCAACCCGGTCATCGTCAAGCCGCACCCGCGGGCGGTGCTGCCGCTGGCGGTCACCGTGGCCGTGGCCCGCGAGGTGCTGGCCGAGGCCGGCTTCGACAAGGCGCTCGTGCAGCTCGCGCCCGAGGACGACGGCGGCACCCTCGCCAAGGACCTCGCGCTGGACCCGGCCGTCAAGATCATCGACTACACCGGCGGCCCCGGCTTCGGCCGCTGGCTGGAGACCGAGGCCGCGGCCCAGGGCAAGCTCGTCTACACCGAGAAGGCCGGGCTCAACAGCGTCGTCGTGGACTCCACCGACGACCTGAGGGGGATGCTCGGCAACCTCGCGTTCTCGTTCTCCCTCTACTCCGGCCAGATGTGCACCGCCCCGCAGAACGTCTACGTCCCGCAGACGGGGGTCGACACCGACGAGGGGCACCTGAGCGCCGACGAGTTCGCCGGCCGGCTGGGCGAGGCGATCACCCGCTTCACCGCCGACGACGCCCGGGCCGTGGAGATCCTCGGCGCCACGGTCAACGACGACGTGCGCGGCCGCGCCACCGACGTGCCCGCCCTGGCCGCGCGGCTGGGCGGAGAGGTGGTCCTGGACTCCCGCGCCGTGACCCACCCCACCTATCCCGACGCCGTCGTCCGCACCCCCGCGCTCGTCGCCACCGACGCCGGCAACGAGGTCGCCTACACCCAGGAGTGCTTCGGCCCGGTCGCCTTCGTCGTCCGCACCGCGGACACGGCGGAGTCGCTGCGCCGCTTCGCCGAGACGGTGCGGGAGCACGGCGGCATGACCGCGGCCGTCTACTCCACCTCCGAGGAGGTCCTCGACGCCGCCCGCGACGCGGCCGTGGAGGCCGGGGTCGCCCTGTCCGAGAACCTCACCGGCCAGGTCTTCGTCAACCAGACCGCCGCCTTCAGCGACCTGCACGGCACCGGCGCCAACCCCGCGGCCAACGCCGCCTACGCCGACGCGGCCTTCGTCGCCAACCGGTTCCGGGTCATCACCAGCCGTCGCCACGTCTGA
- a CDS encoding ABC-F family ATP-binding cassette domain-containing protein — protein sequence MGHVELSQVSFVLPDGRPLLDEVSFRVGDGAVVALVGPNGTGKTTLLRIVAGELDPHGGSVVSTGGLGVMPQFVGSVRDGSSVRDLLVSVAPERVRAAARTLDDTELAIMEVDDEPAQLAYAQALADWADAGGYEQEVRWDEVTTAALGMPFERAQWRAVTTLSGGEQKRLVLEALLRGPEEVLLLDEPDNYLDVPAKRWLEEQLRSTPKTVLLVSHDRELLSQAATRIVTLEPGAAGAAAWTHPGSFATWHQAREERNARLEEALRRWEEEHAKLRALMLLYKNKAAYNADMAARYQAARTRLRRFEEAGPPEKVAREQHVTMRLTGGRTAKRAVVCEQLHLLSPGGDGEALMRPFDLEVWYGERVAVLGSNGSGKSHLLRLLAAGGSGPGPEHLPVGETAPAAVPHTGTARLGSRVRPGWFAQTHEGHGLHGRTLLEILHRGDDHRRGRTRDEASRVLDRYELARQAEQTFDTLSGGQQARFQILLLELSGATLLLLDEPTDNLDLDSAEALEEGLRAFDGTVVAVTHDRWFARGFDRFLVLGAEGEVYEADEPVWDERRVRRRH from the coding sequence GTGGGGCACGTCGAGCTGAGCCAGGTCTCCTTCGTCCTGCCGGACGGGCGTCCCCTCCTGGACGAGGTGAGCTTCCGCGTCGGTGACGGCGCGGTGGTGGCGCTGGTCGGCCCCAACGGCACGGGCAAGACCACCCTGCTGCGGATCGTCGCCGGCGAGCTCGACCCGCACGGCGGCTCGGTCGTCAGCACCGGCGGGCTGGGGGTCATGCCGCAGTTCGTGGGATCGGTGCGGGACGGCTCGAGCGTCCGCGACCTGCTCGTCTCGGTGGCCCCCGAGCGGGTCCGGGCGGCGGCCCGCACGCTGGACGACACCGAGCTGGCGATCATGGAGGTCGACGACGAGCCCGCGCAGTTGGCCTACGCGCAGGCGCTCGCCGACTGGGCCGACGCCGGCGGCTACGAGCAGGAGGTCCGGTGGGACGAGGTGACCACCGCCGCCCTGGGTATGCCGTTCGAGCGCGCCCAGTGGCGGGCGGTCACCACCCTGTCCGGCGGGGAGCAGAAGCGCCTCGTCCTCGAGGCGCTGCTGCGCGGGCCCGAGGAGGTGCTGCTCCTGGACGAGCCGGACAACTACCTCGACGTGCCCGCCAAGCGTTGGCTCGAGGAGCAGCTCCGGTCCACCCCCAAGACGGTGCTGCTGGTCAGCCACGACCGGGAGCTCCTCAGCCAGGCCGCGACCCGGATCGTCACCCTGGAGCCGGGGGCCGCCGGCGCGGCCGCCTGGACGCACCCGGGGTCGTTCGCCACCTGGCACCAGGCCCGGGAGGAGCGCAACGCCCGGCTCGAGGAGGCGTTGCGGCGGTGGGAGGAGGAGCACGCCAAGCTGCGGGCGCTCATGCTCCTCTACAAGAACAAGGCCGCCTACAACGCCGACATGGCCGCGCGCTACCAGGCTGCGCGGACCCGGCTGCGGCGCTTCGAGGAGGCCGGGCCGCCGGAGAAGGTCGCCCGGGAGCAGCACGTCACCATGCGGCTGACCGGCGGCCGCACCGCCAAACGCGCCGTCGTCTGCGAGCAGCTGCACCTGCTCAGCCCCGGCGGGGACGGGGAGGCGCTGATGCGGCCGTTCGACCTCGAGGTCTGGTACGGCGAGCGGGTCGCCGTCCTGGGCTCCAACGGCTCCGGCAAGTCCCACCTGCTGCGGCTCCTCGCGGCCGGCGGCTCGGGCCCCGGGCCCGAGCACCTGCCGGTGGGGGAGACGGCGCCGGCGGCGGTGCCGCATACCGGGACCGCCCGGCTGGGCTCACGGGTGCGCCCCGGGTGGTTCGCCCAGACCCACGAGGGCCACGGGCTGCACGGCCGGACGTTGCTGGAGATCCTGCACCGCGGGGACGATCACCGACGGGGCCGCACCCGCGACGAGGCCTCCCGGGTGCTGGACCGCTACGAGCTGGCCCGGCAGGCGGAGCAGACCTTCGACACGCTCTCCGGCGGGCAGCAGGCGCGCTTCCAGATCCTGCTGCTCGAGCTGTCCGGCGCGACGCTGCTGCTGCTGGACGAGCCGACCGACAACCTCGACCTGGACTCGGCCGAGGCCCTGGAGGAGGGGCTGCGCGCCTTCGACGGGACGGTCGTGGCGGTGACGCACGACCGGTGGTTCGCCCGCGGCTTCGACCGTTTCCTCGTGCTCGGCGCGGAGGGGGAGGTCTACGAGGCGGACGAGCCGGTCTGGGACGAGCGGCGGGTGCGGCGCAGGCACTGA
- a CDS encoding IS110 family transposase, with protein sequence MDEQESPRVVIGMDPHKRSVTIEVMTADESIVGGGRFPTDADGYGRLLAYARQWHQRIWAVEGCAGIGKHVADRLVADGEDVVDVPAKMSARVRIFTTGHGRKTDVTDAHSIALVGVRMSGLRPVINDEQLEVLRMCVDRRRSLGEEHTRKVCQLHKLLLELIPGGAKTFLSAAQAKELLKKVRPTTAAGKVRKAHALELTADLATIYARTKAADKELKALVAETGSSLMDLHGIGPSGAARLLVEVGDITRFPDRNHFASWTGTAPIDASSGEHVRHRLSRGGNRQT encoded by the coding sequence ATGGACGAGCAGGAGTCACCGCGGGTCGTGATCGGGATGGACCCGCACAAGCGCAGCGTCACGATCGAGGTCATGACCGCCGACGAGAGCATCGTCGGCGGGGGCCGGTTTCCCACCGACGCCGACGGGTACGGACGGCTGCTGGCCTACGCCCGCCAATGGCACCAGCGGATCTGGGCGGTCGAGGGCTGCGCCGGGATCGGCAAGCACGTCGCGGACCGGCTGGTCGCCGACGGTGAGGACGTCGTGGACGTGCCGGCGAAGATGTCGGCGCGGGTGCGGATCTTCACCACCGGGCACGGGCGTAAGACCGACGTCACCGACGCCCACTCCATCGCCCTGGTCGGGGTACGCATGTCCGGGCTGCGCCCGGTCATCAACGACGAGCAGCTGGAGGTGCTGCGGATGTGCGTGGACCGGCGCCGGTCCCTGGGCGAGGAGCACACCCGCAAGGTCTGCCAGCTGCACAAGCTCCTGCTCGAACTCATCCCCGGCGGGGCCAAGACGTTCCTGTCCGCGGCCCAGGCCAAGGAGCTGCTCAAGAAGGTCCGCCCCACCACGGCGGCCGGTAAGGTCCGCAAGGCCCACGCCCTGGAGCTGACAGCTGACCTGGCCACGATCTACGCCCGCACCAAGGCTGCCGACAAGGAGCTCAAGGCCCTCGTCGCCGAGACGGGGTCCTCGTTGATGGACCTGCACGGCATCGGACCCTCCGGCGCCGCGCGGCTGCTGGTGGAGGTCGGCGACATCACCCGCTTCCCCGACCGCAACCACTTCGCGTCCTGGACCGGTACCGCCCCGATCGACGCCTCCTCCGGCGAGCACGTCCGTCACCGCCTCTCCCGGGGCGGGAACCGTCAGACCTGA